One window from the genome of Thermus sediminis encodes:
- the murJ gene encoding murein biosynthesis integral membrane protein MurJ: MLRKVLLVMGGTLASRVLGLLRQAVFNALYPDALKDAFNVAYRVPNLLRELLAEGAVQNALIPLLKGLPPEEARAFARRFAAFLLGVNLLVLGLGYLVAPFVVGLLIAPGSHLREGEAFAQVVYLARLLLPFLLGVSMAALFSALTQAEERFLPYALGPVAFNLVAIGLMALFPGDPTALGLSVTLGGLVQALVQLPFLRGFRLEWGWHRALVPALLRMGPFAFTTSLRQFLNLVLTNILTRYPPAAVTGFYNAEVVFQMVLGLFATSPAIALFPRMSTLKGEELSRFLKGPFERMSLLLALLGGLLTGLAPYVVVLLYGLFGPLTPENRTYSAQVLAALGFAVLPWGTNTLFLRGLYGLGKVREAVLASALVFLANTLGYWLLRDAGLFLLNLATALAGYLGLSLYLLLLDREGVGVGYVPPYLLKALLAGLLSAVPGLLLGVYLPTATPREALLPLVLGGAGGGLLFLLGGFLLGLPLRALARGLLGGNRGA; the protein is encoded by the coding sequence ATGCTCCGTAAAGTCCTCCTGGTCATGGGGGGGACCCTGGCTTCGAGGGTCCTAGGCCTCCTGCGCCAAGCGGTCTTCAACGCCTTGTACCCGGACGCCCTCAAGGACGCCTTCAACGTGGCCTACCGGGTCCCGAACCTACTTCGGGAGCTGTTGGCGGAAGGGGCGGTGCAAAACGCCCTGATTCCCCTTCTGAAGGGCCTTCCTCCCGAGGAAGCCAGGGCCTTCGCCCGCCGCTTCGCCGCGTTTCTCCTCGGGGTCAACCTCCTGGTCCTGGGCCTCGGCTACCTCGTGGCCCCTTTCGTGGTGGGGCTTCTGATAGCCCCTGGAAGCCACCTCAGGGAGGGAGAGGCCTTCGCCCAGGTGGTCTACCTGGCTCGGCTTCTCCTCCCCTTTCTCCTGGGCGTCTCCATGGCCGCCCTCTTCTCTGCCCTGACCCAGGCCGAGGAGCGCTTCCTGCCCTACGCCCTGGGCCCCGTGGCCTTCAACCTGGTGGCCATCGGCCTCATGGCCCTCTTTCCCGGGGACCCCACGGCCTTGGGCCTCTCCGTAACCCTGGGAGGGCTTGTGCAGGCCTTGGTCCAGCTTCCCTTCCTGCGGGGCTTCCGCCTGGAGTGGGGCTGGCACCGGGCCTTGGTCCCGGCCCTCCTCCGCATGGGCCCCTTCGCCTTCACCACTTCCTTGCGGCAGTTTTTGAACCTGGTGCTCACCAACATCCTCACCCGCTACCCGCCAGCGGCCGTCACGGGCTTTTACAACGCCGAGGTGGTCTTCCAGATGGTCCTGGGCCTCTTCGCCACCTCCCCTGCCATCGCCCTCTTCCCCCGGATGAGCACCCTAAAGGGGGAGGAGCTCTCCCGGTTTCTCAAGGGACCCTTTGAGCGCATGAGCTTGCTCCTGGCCCTCCTGGGCGGGCTTTTGACGGGACTAGCCCCCTACGTGGTGGTCCTCCTCTACGGCCTCTTTGGTCCCCTCACCCCGGAGAACCGGACCTATAGCGCCCAGGTGCTTGCGGCCTTGGGCTTTGCCGTCCTGCCTTGGGGGACCAACACCCTCTTCCTCCGGGGGCTTTACGGCTTGGGGAAGGTGCGGGAGGCGGTCCTGGCCAGCGCCCTGGTCTTCCTCGCCAACACCTTGGGCTACTGGCTCCTTCGGGATGCGGGCCTCTTCCTCCTCAACCTGGCCACGGCCTTGGCGGGGTACCTGGGCCTTAGCCTCTACCTGCTCCTCTTGGACCGGGAAGGGGTGGGGGTGGGGTACGTGCCCCCTTACCTCCTCAAGGCCCTCCTGGCGGGGCTTCTCTCGGCGGTGCCGGGGCTTCTTTTGGGGGTCTACCTTCCCACGGCCACCCCACGGGAAGCCCTCCTTCCCCTCGTTCTGGGAGGGGCTGGGGGGGGCCTCCTCTTCCTCCTGGGGGGTTTTCTCTTAGGCCTACCCCTTAGGGCCCTCGCCAGAGGGCTTTTAGGCGGAAATAGAGGGGCTTGA
- a CDS encoding LCP family protein: protein MRWVFLALLLAFLAVLGLWAYPLLGPLVRHGAFPAPGGLKEPLTLLVYGSSPEYLGHHRRAPERFRGLADAILLVRLDPEARRVVALSIPRDVWVNLPGYGWRRVNAANPLGGPELMKEAVARVVGVRPDRYVAVSLEALRALVDALGGVEVCVERPMRYRDRAAGLEIDLEPGCRRLSGEEAEGYVRFRRDALGDIGRIQRQQAFFHALREQLLSPWGLLRLPKVVAAVEPYVETDLTREEKGALLGFALRRPELVSLLLPGRFGEGAWMADREALRALMALYHAGETLQGEVSLEGRLVALVHGPGQEALVERAEAKLASLGLRVLRRTVDLRPSRTEVLENGPGLLAEALGKALGVPYRVSGEAVLGADLTLRLGGDFPF from the coding sequence GTGCGGTGGGTCTTCCTGGCCCTCCTCCTCGCCTTCCTGGCCGTCCTGGGCCTTTGGGCCTACCCCCTTTTGGGCCCCCTGGTGCGCCATGGGGCTTTCCCCGCCCCCGGAGGGCTAAAGGAGCCCCTAACCCTTCTGGTCTACGGCTCTAGCCCTGAGTACCTGGGCCACCACAGGCGAGCCCCAGAGCGCTTCAGGGGCCTGGCGGATGCCATCCTCTTGGTGCGCCTAGACCCGGAGGCCCGGCGGGTGGTGGCCCTTTCCATCCCCCGGGACGTCTGGGTGAACCTCCCTGGCTACGGCTGGCGCAGGGTGAACGCCGCCAACCCCTTAGGGGGCCCGGAGCTCATGAAGGAGGCCGTGGCTCGGGTGGTGGGGGTGCGGCCCGACCGCTATGTGGCGGTGAGCCTCGAGGCCCTAAGGGCCCTGGTGGATGCCCTGGGAGGAGTAGAGGTCTGTGTGGAACGGCCCATGCGCTATCGGGATAGGGCCGCGGGGCTGGAGATAGACCTGGAGCCCGGTTGCCGAAGGCTTTCCGGGGAGGAGGCCGAGGGGTACGTCCGCTTCCGCCGGGATGCCCTGGGCGACATCGGCCGTATCCAGCGCCAGCAGGCCTTCTTTCACGCCCTAAGGGAGCAGCTCCTCTCCCCTTGGGGCCTCTTGCGCCTGCCCAAGGTGGTGGCTGCGGTGGAGCCCTATGTGGAGACCGACCTCACCCGGGAGGAGAAAGGAGCCCTCCTGGGCTTTGCCCTCAGGCGCCCGGAGCTGGTGAGCCTGCTTCTCCCCGGGCGGTTTGGCGAGGGAGCCTGGATGGCGGACCGGGAGGCCCTCCGCGCCTTGATGGCCCTTTACCACGCAGGGGAGACCCTCCAGGGGGAGGTTTCCCTAGAGGGCAGGCTGGTGGCCCTGGTCCACGGGCCCGGCCAGGAGGCCTTGGTGGAGAGGGCCGAGGCCAAGCTGGCCTCCTTGGGCCTGAGGGTGCTCCGCCGCACCGTGGACCTGCGCCCCTCCCGCACGGAGGTCTTAGAAAACGGCCCTGGCCTTTTGGCGGAGGCTTTGGGGAAGGCCCTGGGGGTGCCCTACCGCGTCTCCGGGGAGGCGGTCTTGGGTGCAGATCTCACCTTGAGGCTTGGCGGCGACTTTCCCTTTTAG
- a CDS encoding S8 family peptidase gives MRPLGPLLLLPLLALLLTACPHTPPPPNPAECPVGPLAAPQALEPLRLQGMGRFEGEYVPGEVLAIPAPGLSLQALKAQVAGVEPLEELPRGLVRLRVPVGQEKVKAQALLKAGMRYVQPNYVYKPLRMPNDTYYYLNQRMYLNNLVGLETAWDYSTGRGCPPLVAVLDTGVLEHEDFQKSKHLPAGVRLDVADNDADPTDRTSRIGPEAPFGHGLMVATVLGADTNNARGIAGVTWGGYVLPIKIMKDGGTSFFTSDIVDGLYLARGLGARVVNLSLGAPGFSDGAVASAISDLREAGAVIVAAAGNQAGPVFFPANLPGVVAVGAVDSAKRRASFSAYGPELDLVAPGVNVYAANPYNPRGYVGATGTSFASPIVAGVVALYMSKYASERKEWPTPDQVYTCLTGTAEDLGADGRDDYHGFGLVRADRVMTDATYCFP, from the coding sequence ATGAGGCCTTTAGGACCCTTGCTTCTCCTCCCCTTGCTGGCCTTGCTCCTCACCGCCTGCCCCCATACCCCGCCTCCGCCGAACCCCGCCGAGTGCCCCGTGGGGCCCCTGGCGGCACCGCAGGCCCTCGAGCCCCTCCGCCTCCAAGGTATGGGGAGGTTTGAGGGAGAATACGTGCCCGGTGAGGTCCTGGCCATACCGGCGCCCGGCCTTTCCCTCCAGGCCTTGAAGGCCCAGGTGGCCGGGGTGGAGCCCTTGGAGGAGCTTCCCAGGGGTCTGGTGCGCCTTAGGGTGCCCGTGGGCCAGGAAAAGGTCAAGGCCCAAGCCCTCCTGAAGGCGGGGATGCGCTACGTCCAGCCCAACTACGTCTACAAGCCCCTGAGGATGCCCAACGATACCTATTATTACCTGAACCAGCGCATGTACTTGAACAACCTCGTAGGCCTGGAGACCGCCTGGGATTACAGCACCGGTAGGGGTTGCCCGCCCTTGGTGGCGGTGCTGGACACGGGTGTTCTTGAGCACGAAGACTTTCAAAAGAGTAAGCATCTCCCAGCCGGGGTGCGCTTAGACGTAGCCGACAACGATGCCGATCCTACCGACCGCACCTCCCGAATCGGTCCGGAGGCCCCTTTTGGGCACGGGCTCATGGTTGCCACGGTTCTGGGGGCCGATACCAACAACGCTCGGGGCATCGCCGGGGTCACCTGGGGGGGATACGTCCTCCCCATCAAGATCATGAAGGATGGGGGTACTAGCTTTTTCACCTCGGACATCGTGGATGGCCTGTACTTGGCGCGCGGATTGGGGGCTCGGGTTGTGAACCTGTCCTTGGGGGCTCCGGGCTTTAGCGATGGCGCTGTGGCTAGCGCTATTTCCGATTTGAGGGAAGCTGGGGCTGTTATCGTGGCCGCCGCGGGCAACCAGGCGGGCCCTGTGTTTTTCCCGGCGAACCTGCCCGGGGTTGTGGCCGTGGGGGCGGTGGACAGCGCGAAGAGACGGGCGAGCTTCTCCGCGTATGGACCGGAGCTGGACCTGGTGGCGCCGGGGGTCAACGTGTACGCCGCCAACCCTTACAACCCCAGGGGATATGTTGGGGCTACGGGCACCTCCTTCGCCAGCCCCATCGTGGCGGGGGTGGTGGCCCTCTACATGAGCAAGTACGCTAGCGAGCGTAAGGAGTGGCCTACCCCGGACCAGGTCTACACCTGCCTCACGGGCACCGCCGAGGACCTTGGGGCTGATGGTCGGGATGACTACCACGGCTTCGGCCTGGTCCGGGCGGACCGGGTGATGACGGACGCCACCTACTGCTTCCCTTAA
- a CDS encoding helical backbone metal receptor, with translation MRVFHELLGPLELPDRFGRIVSLAPNLTDALFALGLGERLVGRSAFCHRPAQVLSLPVVASYTKTRLDLLRSLEPDLVLLSTGVQREQALRLKAEGFPVYAVPLPTSPYGILENLATLGHLLDVEERALELAHELAGHYARLKGRFQATVYFEMDLGGPITVGRGSYIAQALLHLGLRPIFLDVPQAYFAPDLEEVKRRGPDLFLYEPKPWGKNPLEKARALAQERGWDFAVAATDGDELAHYGPMFFAFLEKAAQRAEEALGKA, from the coding sequence ATGAGGGTCTTCCACGAGCTCTTGGGCCCCCTGGAGCTTCCCGACCGCTTCGGGCGCATCGTGAGCCTGGCCCCCAACCTCACCGACGCCCTCTTCGCCCTGGGGCTTGGGGAAAGGCTGGTGGGCCGGAGCGCCTTCTGCCACCGCCCGGCCCAGGTCCTCTCCCTCCCCGTGGTGGCCTCCTACACCAAGACCCGCCTGGACCTCCTGAGGAGCCTCGAGCCCGACCTCGTCCTCCTCTCCACGGGGGTCCAACGGGAGCAGGCCCTGAGGCTCAAGGCGGAGGGCTTTCCCGTCTATGCCGTGCCCCTGCCCACCAGCCCCTACGGCATCCTGGAGAACCTCGCCACCCTGGGCCACCTCCTGGACGTGGAGGAGAGGGCCCTGGAGCTCGCCCACGAGCTCGCCGGGCACTACGCCCGCCTCAAGGGCCGCTTCCAGGCCACCGTCTACTTCGAAATGGACCTGGGGGGCCCCATCACCGTGGGGCGGGGGAGCTACATCGCCCAGGCCCTCCTCCACCTGGGCCTGAGGCCCATCTTCCTGGACGTGCCCCAGGCCTACTTCGCCCCGGACCTGGAAGAGGTCAAGCGCAGGGGGCCTGACCTCTTCCTCTACGAGCCCAAGCCCTGGGGGAAGAATCCCTTGGAGAAGGCCCGGGCCCTGGCCCAGGAGAGGGGCTGGGACTTCGCCGTGGCCGCCACAGACGGGGACGAGCTGGCCCACTACGGGCCCATGTTCTTCGCCTTTTTGGAAAAGGCCGCCCAGAGGGCTGAGGAAGCCTTAGGGAAAGCTTAA
- the hisD gene encoding histidinol dehydrogenase has product MIYRAEEVRERFARRGLVFDPKVEEIVQGVLAAVREEGDAALDRFSLDLDGHPVEEIPKRLWREAYEDLDEGLRDALETARERIEAFYREEAKGGFLRAEGGGVLGQLVRPLSRVGVYVPGGSAPLLSSLLMSVVPAKVAGVGEVIVASPPRVHPGVLAAAWAAGVDRLFAMGGAQAIAALAYGTERVPRVDKIVGPGNAYVVAAKRQVYGVVGLDGLAGPTETLIVADGSASPKLLAADLLAQAEHGPDSEPWLLSPDRALLERVEAELARQLEGLPRAEIARRALEQGGLVQTRDLEEALELANLYAPEHLCLALADPLPWLGRVQNAGGVFLGEGSPEALGDYIAGPSHVMPTSGTARFQGGLSLRDFLKVIPVVGLSEGAAKELSAKGALLARAEGLEGHARALDLRR; this is encoded by the coding sequence ATGATCTACCGAGCGGAGGAGGTGCGGGAGCGCTTCGCCCGCCGGGGGCTTGTCTTTGACCCGAAGGTGGAGGAGATCGTCCAGGGGGTTCTGGCCGCGGTGCGGGAGGAGGGGGATGCGGCCTTGGACCGGTTCAGCCTGGACCTGGACGGCCACCCGGTGGAGGAGATCCCCAAGAGGCTCTGGCGGGAGGCCTACGAGGACCTAGACGAGGGGCTTCGGGACGCCCTGGAGACGGCCAGGGAACGGATAGAGGCCTTCTACCGGGAGGAGGCCAAGGGGGGCTTCCTCAGGGCGGAGGGAGGTGGGGTGCTAGGGCAGCTGGTGCGCCCCCTTTCCCGGGTGGGGGTCTACGTGCCCGGGGGGAGCGCCCCCCTTCTCTCCAGCCTCCTCATGAGCGTGGTCCCCGCCAAGGTGGCGGGGGTGGGGGAGGTGATCGTGGCGAGCCCCCCCAGGGTCCACCCCGGGGTCCTGGCTGCCGCCTGGGCGGCGGGGGTGGACCGCCTCTTCGCCATGGGGGGGGCCCAGGCCATCGCTGCCCTGGCCTACGGCACGGAGCGCGTCCCCCGGGTGGACAAGATCGTGGGCCCGGGGAACGCCTACGTGGTGGCGGCCAAGCGGCAGGTCTACGGGGTGGTGGGCCTGGACGGCCTGGCGGGGCCCACGGAGACCCTGATCGTGGCCGATGGCTCCGCCTCGCCCAAGCTCCTCGCCGCCGACCTCCTGGCCCAGGCGGAGCACGGCCCCGACTCCGAGCCCTGGCTCCTCTCCCCGGACCGGGCCCTCCTGGAGCGGGTGGAGGCTGAGCTTGCTCGCCAGCTAGAGGGGCTTCCCCGGGCTGAGATCGCCAGGAGGGCCCTGGAGCAGGGGGGGCTGGTCCAGACCCGGGACCTCGAGGAGGCCTTGGAGCTCGCCAACCTTTACGCCCCCGAGCACCTCTGCCTGGCCCTGGCCGACCCCCTTCCCTGGCTGGGCCGGGTGCAGAACGCCGGCGGGGTCTTCCTGGGGGAGGGAAGCCCCGAGGCCTTGGGGGACTATATCGCCGGTCCCAGCCACGTGATGCCCACCTCGGGCACGGCCCGCTTCCAGGGGGGCCTCTCCTTGCGGGACTTCCTCAAGGTGATCCCGGTGGTGGGGCTTTCCGAGGGGGCGGCGAAGGAGCTTTCCGCCAAAGGGGCCCTTCTGGCGCGGGCGGAGGGCCTGGAGGGCCACGCCCGCGCCCTGGACCTGAGGCGATGA
- a CDS encoding uracil-DNA glycosylase, which translates to MTLELLQAQAKACVACRLMEGRTQVVFGEGNPDARLMIVGEGPGEEEDRTGRPFVGKAGQLLNRILEAAGIPRESVYITNIVKCRPPGNRAPLPDEARICTDKWLLRQIELVAPQIIVPLGAVAAEFFLGEKIPITKARGRWYEWHGIKVFPMFHPAYLLRNPSRAPGSPKHLTWLDIQEAKRALEALPPKAGRVRPVSQEPLF; encoded by the coding sequence ATGACCCTGGAACTCCTACAGGCCCAGGCCAAGGCCTGCGTCGCCTGCCGCCTCATGGAGGGGCGCACCCAGGTGGTTTTCGGGGAGGGAAACCCGGACGCCAGGCTCATGATCGTGGGGGAGGGCCCGGGGGAAGAGGAGGACCGGACAGGACGCCCCTTCGTGGGCAAGGCGGGCCAACTCCTAAACCGCATCCTGGAGGCGGCGGGCATCCCCCGGGAGAGCGTCTACATCACCAACATCGTCAAGTGCCGCCCCCCGGGCAACCGGGCCCCCCTCCCCGACGAGGCCAGGATCTGCACGGACAAGTGGCTCCTGAGGCAGATTGAGCTCGTGGCGCCCCAGATCATCGTCCCCCTAGGGGCGGTGGCCGCCGAGTTCTTCCTAGGGGAGAAGATCCCCATTACTAAGGCGCGGGGAAGGTGGTACGAGTGGCATGGCATCAAGGTCTTCCCCATGTTCCACCCCGCCTACCTCCTGAGAAACCCCAGCCGCGCCCCGGGAAGCCCCAAGCACCTCACCTGGCTGGACATCCAGGAGGCCAAGCGGGCCCTGGAGGCCCTGCCCCCCAAGGCGGGGAGGGTCAGGCCCGTGAGCCAAGAACCCCTCTTTTAA
- the modA gene encoding molybdate ABC transporter substrate-binding protein, with protein MWVILTLVFLSLFPAQAQSVRVVAASDLQYALPELVRAFTTQNPGVRVELIFGSSGKLYTQLTQGLQADLFFSAEDLYPRLLEERGLVEPGTRGLYALGRLALWLDRRLGLQPGLEALKDPRITQLAIANPVHAPYGRAAVTLLERYGLLKRREDTPIPDFTRLPWEAIPWERLTGGVEAYWDAGPLRRGKPGFTFVYGENISQTAQMALASTRAGILALPLVVHESLSRPGTYWVPPPESHLPLRQSYVVLRGRARPEVMAFHRFIGSPEGRAILKRFGFLLPGE; from the coding sequence ATGTGGGTCATCCTGACGCTGGTATTCCTAAGCCTCTTCCCCGCCCAAGCGCAAAGCGTGCGGGTGGTGGCGGCTTCTGACCTCCAGTACGCCCTTCCCGAGCTGGTCCGCGCCTTCACCACCCAAAACCCCGGGGTCCGGGTGGAGCTCATCTTCGGTTCCTCGGGCAAGCTTTACACCCAGCTCACCCAAGGCCTCCAGGCCGACCTCTTCTTCTCCGCCGAGGACCTTTACCCCAGGCTCCTGGAGGAGAGGGGCTTGGTGGAACCCGGCACGCGGGGGCTCTACGCTCTAGGGCGCCTGGCCCTCTGGCTGGACCGCCGCCTGGGCCTACAACCGGGCCTCGAGGCCCTGAAGGACCCCCGCATCACCCAGCTGGCCATCGCCAACCCCGTTCACGCCCCCTATGGCCGCGCCGCCGTTACCCTGCTGGAACGCTATGGCCTCCTAAAGAGGCGGGAGGACACCCCCATCCCCGACTTCACCCGCCTCCCCTGGGAGGCCATTCCCTGGGAGCGCCTCACGGGCGGGGTGGAGGCCTACTGGGACGCAGGCCCCCTGCGCCGGGGCAAGCCGGGCTTCACCTTCGTCTACGGGGAGAACATAAGCCAAACCGCCCAGATGGCCCTGGCCTCCACCCGGGCCGGGATCCTGGCCCTGCCCCTGGTGGTGCACGAGAGCCTTTCCAGGCCAGGCACCTACTGGGTGCCCCCCCCGGAGAGCCACCTGCCCTTGCGGCAAAGCTACGTGGTGCTAAGGGGGCGGGCCCGTCCCGAGGTCATGGCCTTCCACCGCTTCATCGGAAGCCCAGAGGGCCGGGCCATCCTGAAGCGCTTCGGCTTCCTCCTCCCCGGGGAATAG
- the modB gene encoding molybdate ABC transporter permease subunit, whose amino-acid sequence MEPGFWTALLLSFKVASLASLLLLLLGVPVAWALAFRRFPGKVLVESLILLPLVLPPTVLGFYLLVFLAPEGPFFRLTGLLWAFRFEGLVFASLVFSLPFGLTAYREAFLALDPNLLEVARTLGVSRVRVWTRVVLPLVWPGLLSGTLLAFAKILGEFGVLLMVGGSIPGETQVVSVYLYDLVQALRFAEAARASLVLLSLSFLLVFLVRLLERRWRAWRSTTG is encoded by the coding sequence ATGGAGCCCGGCTTCTGGACCGCCCTCCTCCTCTCCTTCAAGGTGGCCTCTTTGGCCTCCCTTCTTCTTCTCCTCCTGGGGGTGCCCGTGGCCTGGGCCCTGGCCTTCCGCCGTTTCCCCGGCAAAGTCCTGGTGGAGTCCCTGATCCTTCTGCCCCTGGTCCTCCCCCCCACGGTCCTGGGGTTTTACCTCCTCGTCTTTCTGGCCCCCGAGGGGCCCTTCTTCCGGCTGACCGGACTCCTTTGGGCCTTTCGCTTTGAGGGGTTGGTCTTCGCCAGCCTGGTCTTCAGCCTCCCCTTTGGCCTCACCGCTTACCGGGAGGCCTTCTTGGCCCTGGACCCCAACCTCCTGGAGGTGGCCCGCACCCTAGGGGTTTCCCGGGTACGGGTATGGACCCGGGTGGTCCTGCCCTTGGTCTGGCCCGGCCTCCTCTCGGGGACGCTCCTCGCCTTCGCCAAGATCCTGGGGGAGTTCGGGGTCCTCCTCATGGTGGGCGGGTCCATCCCCGGCGAGACCCAGGTGGTGAGCGTCTACCTCTACGACCTGGTCCAGGCCCTGCGCTTCGCCGAGGCGGCTAGGGCCAGCCTGGTGCTCCTGTCCCTGAGTTTTCTCCTGGTGTTCCTGGTGCGCCTTCTGGAAAGGAGGTGGCGGGCGTGGAGGTCCACTACCGGATAA
- the hisS gene encoding histidine--tRNA ligase produces the protein MAVRGTSDLFGKELRLHQRIVATAREVLEAAGALELVTPLFEETQVFEKGVGAATDIVRKEMFTFQDRGGRSLTLRPEGTAAMVRAYLEHGMKVWPKPVRLWMAGPMFRAERPQKGRYRQFHQVNYEALGSESPILDAEAIALLHRCLRELGLKRLQVKLSSVGDAEDRARYNAYLKEVLTPHKEALSPDSKERLALNPMRILDSKSEADQALLREIGVRPMLDFLGEEARAHLLAVERHLTRLGVPYALEPTLVRGLDYYMRTAFEVHHPEIGAQSALGGGGRYDGLSELLGGPRVPGVGFAFGVERVALALEAEGFAPPEERGPDLYLIPLLEEAVAEAFYVAETLRPRLRVEYALTPRKPGKGVEEALRRGAAFAGFLGEEELKAGELTLKRLSTGEQVRLPYQQVAGFLLSALA, from the coding sequence ATGGCCGTTCGGGGCACCAGCGACCTCTTCGGCAAAGAGCTCAGGCTCCACCAACGCATCGTGGCCACTGCCCGCGAGGTCTTGGAGGCGGCGGGGGCCTTGGAGCTGGTCACCCCCCTATTTGAGGAAACCCAGGTCTTTGAGAAGGGGGTGGGGGCCGCCACGGACATCGTGCGCAAGGAGATGTTCACCTTCCAGGACCGGGGTGGCCGCTCCCTCACCCTGCGCCCCGAGGGCACCGCCGCCATGGTGCGGGCTTATCTGGAGCACGGGATGAAGGTCTGGCCCAAGCCCGTGAGGCTTTGGATGGCGGGGCCCATGTTCCGGGCAGAGAGGCCCCAAAAGGGGCGGTACCGGCAGTTCCACCAGGTGAACTACGAGGCCCTGGGCTCGGAAAGCCCCATCTTGGACGCGGAGGCCATCGCCCTCCTCCACCGCTGCCTCAGGGAGCTGGGCCTCAAGCGCCTCCAGGTCAAGCTCTCCTCCGTGGGGGACGCCGAGGACCGGGCCCGGTACAACGCCTACCTGAAGGAGGTCCTCACCCCCCACAAGGAGGCCCTTTCCCCGGACTCCAAGGAGCGGCTTGCCCTCAACCCCATGCGCATCCTGGACTCCAAGAGCGAGGCCGACCAGGCCCTGCTCCGGGAGATCGGGGTGAGGCCCATGCTGGACTTCCTGGGCGAGGAGGCCCGGGCCCACCTCCTGGCGGTGGAGCGCCACCTCACCCGCCTAGGGGTACCCTATGCGCTGGAGCCCACCCTGGTCCGGGGGCTGGACTACTACATGCGCACCGCCTTTGAGGTCCACCACCCGGAGATCGGGGCCCAGTCCGCCCTGGGGGGCGGGGGGCGTTACGACGGGCTTTCCGAGCTCCTGGGGGGGCCCAGGGTGCCCGGGGTGGGCTTCGCCTTCGGCGTGGAGCGGGTGGCCCTGGCCCTGGAGGCCGAGGGCTTCGCCCCCCCTGAGGAAAGGGGGCCCGACCTCTACCTCATCCCCCTATTGGAGGAGGCGGTGGCCGAGGCCTTCTACGTGGCGGAAACCCTGAGGCCCAGGCTAAGGGTGGAGTACGCCCTCACCCCCAGGAAGCCCGGCAAGGGGGTGGAGGAGGCCCTGAGGCGGGGAGCGGCTTTCGCGGGGTTTTTGGGCGAGGAGGAGCTTAAGGCGGGGGAACTCACCCTAAAGCGCCTTTCCACCGGGGAGCAGGTGCGCCTCCCCTACCAACAGGTGGCGGGCTTTCTCCTCTCCGCCCTGGCGTGA